In Centropristis striata isolate RG_2023a ecotype Rhode Island chromosome 1, C.striata_1.0, whole genome shotgun sequence, one DNA window encodes the following:
- the LOC131972183 gene encoding P2Y purinoceptor 14-like, whose product MLICYLVSAQKGEEKMSDVAGEDVALFFNQFSVTNQTAVDGSTSCEWNDTSANWFFMVVYSLVFLVGLLLNGSIMKFYFCRAQQEASSSMMVYLKNLAAADFMLCLGLPIRIMNYASSSGTIRLVHCYFGASVLYLNMYASIMFMGYITANRYLKVVHPSGNHILQTVRATHIISTVTWVFLLAVMSAFVILSFQTQEPLTSVPRSCASLHSDQLTILYQIIHTCSATMFLLVLVSLVFFYYSTSRMLLQVQQRQPESFSSTKLEKSRRNILVLVSVFCFCFVPYHLARLPKVFLGMHCSGSRVLFYVMELSIVLSVLNVCLDPIIYFILCKRFRTQLRLGLVCGKSQLLLITKWHSKGKCNL is encoded by the exons atgTTGATCTGTTATTTGGTTTCAGCTCAAAAAGGGGAAGAAAAAATGAGTGATGTAGCAGGAGAAGATGTGGCCTTATTCTTTAACCAGTTTTCAGTTACAAACCAGACTGCAGTCGATGGTTCGACTAGCTGTGAATGGAACGACACCTCAGCCAACTGGTTCTTCATGGTGGTCTACAGTCTGGTGTTTCTG GTGGGTCTCCTCCTCAACGGCTCCATCATGAAGTTTTACTTCTGCCGAGCTCAGCAGGAGGCTTCCAGCAGCATGATGGTCTACCTGAAGAACTTGGCAGCTGCTGACTTCATGCTCTGCCTCGGTCTCCCCATCCGCATCATGAACTACGCCAGCAGCTCCGGCACCATCCGACTGGTCCACTGTTACTTCGGTGCATCTGTCCTCTACCTCAACATGTACGCCAGCATCATGTTCATGGGCTACATCACGGCTAACAG GTATCTGAAGGTCGTCCATCCGTCAGGAAATCACATCCTGCAGACTGTGCGAGCCACTCACATCATCTCCACTGTAACCTGGGTTTTCCTCCTGGCTGTGATGAGCGCCTTCGTCATCTTATCTTTTCAAACCCAGGAACCTTTGACCTCTGTCCCACGTAGCTGTGCCTCGTTGCACAGTGACCAGCTCACCATACTCTACCAGATCATTCATACCTGCTCAGCCACCATGTTTCTGTTGGTCCTCGTCTCCCTGGTCTTCTTCTACTATAGCACCTCCCGCATGCTGTTACAGGTCCAGCAGAGGCAGCCGGAGTCCTTCAGCTCCACAAAGCTTGAAAAATCACGCCGTAACATACTCGTGCTGGTCAGCgtcttctgcttctgcttcgTCCCTTACCACCTAGCTCGCCTCCCCAAAGTTTTCCTGGGGATGCATTGTTCAGGGAGCAGAGTTCTCTTCTATGTGATGGAGCTGAGCATCGTGTTGTCCGTTCTCAACGTCTGCCTGGACCCCATCATCTACTTCATCCTCTGCAAGAGGTTCAGGACCCAGCTGAGGCTGGGGCTGGTGTGTGGAAAGTCACAGCTACTGCTCATAACAAAATGGCATAGTAAAGGAAAATGTAATCTTTAA
- the LOC131971614 gene encoding P2Y purinoceptor 14-like, with translation MSDVAGEDVALFFNQSSVTNQTAVNGSTSCEWNDTSANWFFMVVYSLVFLVGLLLNGSIMKFYFCRAQQEASSSMMVYLKNLAAADFMLCLGLPIRIMNYTSGSATIRLVNCYFGASVLYLNMYASIMFIGCIAANRYLKVVHPSGNHILQTVRATHIISTVTWVFLLAVTSSFVILSFQTQEPLTSVPLSCEWLHSDQLTILYQIIHTCSATMFLLVLVSLVFFYYSTSRMLLQVQQRQPESFSSTKLEKSRRNMLVLVSVFCFCFVPYHLASLPKVFLGMHCSGSRVLFYVTELSIVLSVLNVCLDPIIYFILCKRFRTQLRLGLVCGKS, from the exons ATGAGTGATGTAGCAGGAGAAGATGTGGCCTTATTCTTTAACCAGTCTTCAGTTACAAACCAGACTGCAGTCAATGGTTCGACTAGCTGTGAATGGAACGACACCTCAGCCAACTGGTTCTTCATGGTGGTCTACAGTCTGGTGTTTCTG GTGGGTCTCCTCCTCAACGGCTCCATCATGAAGTTTTACTTCTGCCGAGCTCAGCAGGAGGCTTCCAGCAGCATGATGGTCTACCTGAAGAACTTGGCAGCTGCTGACTTCATGCTCTGCCTCGGTCTCCCCATCCGCATCATGAACTACACCAGCGGCTCTGCCACCATCCGACTGGTCAACTGTTACTTCGGTGCATCTGTCCTCTACCTCAACATGTACGCCAGCATCATGTTCATAGGCTGCATCGCGGCTAACAG GTATCTGAAGGTCGTCCATCCGTCAGGAAATCACATCCTGCAGACTGTGCGAGCCACTCACATCATCTCCACTGTAACCTGGGTTTTCCTCCTGGCTGTGACGAGCTCCTTCGTCATCTTATCTTTTCAAACCCAGGAACCTTTGACCTCTGTCCCACTGAGCTGTGAATGGTTGCACAGTGACCAGCTCACCATACTCTACCAGATCATTCATACCTGCTCAGCCACCATGTTTCTGTTGGTCCTTGTCTCCCTGGTCTTCTTCTACTATAGCACCTCCCGCATGCTGCTACAGGTCCAGCAGAGGCAGCCGGAGTCCTTCAGCTCCACAAAGCTTGAAAAATCACGCCGTAACATGCTCGTGCTGGTCAGCgtcttctgcttctgcttcgTCCCTTACCACCTGGCTAGCCTCCCCAAAGTTTTCCTGGGGATGCATTGTTCAGGGAGCAGAGTTCTCTTCTATGTGACGGAGCTGAGCATCGTGTTGTCCGTTCTCAACGTCTGCCTGGACCCCATCATCTACTTCATCCTCTGCAAGAGGTTCAGGACCCAGCTGAGGCTGGGGCTGGTGTGTGGAAAGTCATAG